The genomic region CGCCAAATATACAAGATGGCCGACACATGTCCGCTTACATACTCAACACACATCAGCCTCTGCACATACCAGGACACATTGGTGCTGGTCTTCGGCCAAAAACTCTATCTTATTGACTCAAAGTGTGGTAGAGAACTGGAAATAATAACACTAGACAAGGAGgggtttttatttcccataaaAACTGATGGATCACCGCACTTGTTTTCAGTAACTGGACTTTTTCAAGTGGTGCGTCAGGATACAGACAGCATTAACCTAAAACCGAAGTTGCCTTCTTTCACTGCAGCGGAGAACATTCACCCTGGAGCACTCCTGGTGGAAGCCGTGTTTGAGGAGGCATGTAAATATTACCAACAGAGGAGCCTGAGTAGCACCCAACTCACTGTGGACTCCTTAAAGAAAGGAGGGAGATTCCAGGCACCCATCTCTTTAGCATCCATCCTCAATGACTACCTCAGCTCGGGGCCCAAGCAGAACGCAGAAGAGCCATCCCAAAATGGAGAAATTGGAGGCGATGTGGGGGAGGACAAGTTAAAAGTCTCACTGGAGCCTGAGTTGAAGGCCTTAGTGGCTGTGGAAGAGTTGAAGCGGGCTCTGGTGAGGGGCAGCCTGAAAGAAGTGGAGGCACTTTGTGAGAGTCTAGTAGGAAAAGAAATAGCCCGGCTGCTGTGGTCCTCGGAGCTACATCGAGACGACCTGCTCTACCTCAACTCCATCTTCGACGTCTTCCCGTGTCAAGCGTGGAGGGCGGTGCAAGCTGCTCTCCAGCTCCACTACAATGGGGATGGCTCTCTGTCCAGCCAGGCATCTCCAGATGTATGGAAAACTGTCCTTGGTCCCGTGCCGAGTTTCCCAGCTTCAGTCCCACTTACAAACGGTGGGTCAAAGCATAGGAAGAGCTCCAAAGCAGATCACAACGCCAACTGTAGGTCCAAGTCGACAAGCTCCGCTTCACCTGTCGCCCTGCCCGTCTTCGAACTCCTCTGCCATTCGGTGTTACGCTTCCAGCCCACTCAGTTACCGCGTTTCCTCGAGctcagccagcagcagcagggttCAGCCGGACTGGGGCTGAGCCTGGCTGCTTCCACTTGGAGCTTCCCCACCGGTGGAGGAGACAACGGCGAGAACAACGTGCCTCTCTATAAGCGTGCCCTGAGCGTGCTGTCGTCGGCGAGAACACATCGAGACCAGTTGCAGGAACTAGAGGTGGAAGTGTTAATGGTCAGCGGGCGGCCCAACGCCATCCTCCAGGCGTTAAGGATTCTGATTGATCAGCAGCAGTGGGAGAAGGTGACCGAAGTGGCCCAGAAGTTCTGCAAACAGAGTCCCCTGCTGAACAAGGAGATCTTCACTACACTGCTGTGTGAGGTGACCCAGCACAGAGAACTGGACCCCTACCTGGATCTGCTGTGGGCGCTGTGCCCTGAGGACATCACCGTCACCACCATTCTGAACCTGGTACTGAAAAACCTCCCGCCGCCCAGCACGTCGTCCTCTTCGTCCCTTTCCGTGGCCTTCAGGCCCGACTCTTTTCCAGCTCCCTTTGCTGATCCAGAGAGTGGTCAGGTGACCATCGGCCTCCTCAAACCTCTGCTGAGAAAAGTTCTCCAGAGGGAAACCAAGCCCAGCCAGCACTACGCCGACATCCTTCAGTCCCCCTCATCCGTGCCTCCTGCTCCCCCTTGCATGCCCACGGAACCATCCAAGACCAGCACAGACTTACTTGTGGACAGTACCTTGGTTCGTGGTTCTACCTGCTAACAGTCTGATGCGAGCACTTTTTAAAGACTCTTGACAGAGTCTCATCTTTAAAGCGATGACTACTCACCGTGTTACCAAATACGGCCGCTAATTTTAACATGTACATAGTTCGCCTGTAGGAAATAATTTATCCCATCAGTGTTGCATGCATGTGGATGACAAAGTTAATCATTGGCTTCTCACAGTTGTGTtactatttctttttcttaactTCCACATCTAAGAAGAGATTGTCCCTGAATGCTCTACACTGTCCAATGCTGTCATTGGGCCACCCCCCCCTTTTCCCTCCACCCCTTTCCAGCTCACAAGACATTCCTGACAGAGATGCCAAAGAGACTAATAGTTGAGACTTGCAATTCAATTTGGGAGTAATTCCAGCatgaggggggagggggcacaTGGTCTGAGCTATACACAATCTGTGTCTTATCTTTCAGCCTCCGTGCTCTGGTTTGCCATCACCTCAGTCAGCAGTGTTTGCATTACAGTTTTCAAGTGGTTTGCTTTTTTGGTCATGCTGCAGTGCCTCAAATGAAGCATTTAATATGAAGAGATTTGTTGCCCACAAAAAACACagttatgacatttttgtaaccGTGTCAGACAAGATGGTTGATTTGGTTTGAATGTCATTCCTGTTGAAGTTAAGCACTACTGCAATCAGCTGAGTTCATTTTTAAAGTGCCTACAACAATTTGCTTTTTCTGTCCAGGGAAGGCTCCCTTTTTTGTAAAACTAAGAAAACTGTCAATGTATGTCTGTGTGAACGCTATTAAACTGTTATAAAATGGTTTTGATGCTTTCTTCTTAGTCCTACACTTGCTCACTATTTAACCACATTTTTGTTAAAATATGAACTATATGTATGATTAATGGAATGTTATCtgagaaaaaaatatgtataataAAAATCAGTAGGATAAACTGTTATAGGGTAGTAACTGTTCAAAGTGGGAAAATAAATTTCATTATTAATCCATTTATAAGTACCTACACACAGTTCTGTAGCTGatgtttttagttttattaGCAGAAGCAGAGCATCTCATTCTTCCAGCCAGTGGGCAAGTTCCACATAGGTATGTAAAAGGATCACAGCAGACTGTCAGTAGCAGTCCAAATGTAGAACCAGGGAGTAATCAGAGTGCCCCAAGGGATGCCTGATTGATTTTCCCTTCATGCTTGCAAAGGCAAGGGCCACAACATTCGGTACACTTGGGCTGCACACTCTTAAGGACCGAGCCATCAAGCCAGCTCTAAGATTAACTCACCAGTGATGCGACTATGTGAATTTTCTGTTATTTGTAAGCACAGGCTTGTAGAAACAAAGTATTGCATAATAGATATTTCTGTTTTCCACTTAGTCAAGTCACGGTTTACTGTGACTCTGTGATACATAATTAACATGATGTTTTTCCATAGATGAATGTCAATGAACATAAAGGTCAGAGGTCTGTGTGCTTGTTGTGTGCATGTTGGTTGGTAAAAGGTGTTTTacccttttatttttgtttgtttgtaacaTATTTTGTTAAACTTGCACGACAGCTCAAATTGATGTGAAGATTGATGACTTGTTTGCACGCGTGTGTACTCTACTGCTCTCTGGTGGGTGATCCTGTGAATGAGATCCGTCCGTGAGTCCGTCCTGAAGGCTGTTCAGGTACTGTCGATATGTTGCACATTTCTAATTTTGCATAGGGAAAAAGAAATATTCTATGTGAAAGACACTGATCATGTTAATGTTTCCTCAATAATTATCAACAATAATGGGAGTAAGGAAAAATATACATCTCGATCTTctcaaaaatcaaacaataaaaaagataGATGTCGATATGCAGAATTATATCTGCGAATCTCTGCAAAGTTGCGTGTACGCGTGACCCTTTATGCACACTGtgatttgaaaaaacaacaaatagctCCCTCTAGCGGACATTATGAAGAAAACATTAAATCAACCACTTTGTTTACACCACtccaaataacaataataataataataatgatgatattgGCACATAGtgagaaattaaataaattatgtttttaaaattttatcAAATGTGCATATACCATTCCCCCACACTGTATGCATAAAGACTCATCATGTGACTAAATGTGTAATATGATTAAAATATAATAGCATTTTACTTCTCAAAAATttggaataataaaaaaaaagacaactgcAACTGCCAATCCTGCCTATTGGATGCATCTTTGAGATCCctcctctttctttctcctcTTTCACCTGAGCCTCATGACTAAACATGCACTCTATGAATATTTACGAGGTCGGGATGGCCACAGGCCCTCTGAGCGTCTCTAGATAGCCGAGAGGGGTCTAGTTGGGTTGTTTTGTCTGGGGCTCCTTCCATCCCAGCAAATCCACAGAAAAGGACTTGCAACTGTTTCCTTTTCTGCCCACAGGGAATCATGGCTCGGGCCCCTGGCTATCGAGGGCCTCTCTTGGGGCTGCTTCTGCACTTTGCTCTACTTTGTTCAGCTCAAGTAAGTCTTATTTGTGACGCTCATTCCTCTCTCTTTGTTTGCAATGACGCACAaattattttctccttttttatcACTGAGAACTCACAGGGCTCTAAGTTACTCAATATGATGCATGGAAACTCATATATTTTGAAATTATGTATGTAGGCTCCTGTACTTACAAAGTTCGCAATATTATCCTGTGTGATATAGTTGGAGTGGTTTGAGAATGCACCTGTGCCATAGGTGTCAGTTTTATtgtgactttaaaaaaagaacataaaatattatttaaaagataaaaaatccTCAAATTTCAAAGGATTTTGTGCTGATGTGTTTTTCCACTTCTCAGAGGGAGTCAGGACCTTCTGGACCTGCAGGTGTACCAGGAATTGATGGCATTGATGTGAGTAATTGAGTGCAGTCATGTTTTTCTACTTGACATGTTTTGTGACTTAATATTTTATCATTCTTTTTAGGGAGATAGAGGATCGGAGGGCCCAGCTGGTCTTGCTGTAACTATacattttgatttcatttttttcatttattttattttgagtttttttcattttattgcatgTTTATTTTCAAAACCTTAGTGTGGGATTGTCATTTGCAGGGACCTGATGGAGAACCTGGTAAAGTTGGATCTTCTGGACTACCTGGAATTCCAGGAAATGATGTAAGTAGTCTGTTTGTATGCatgctttttttaattcatatttcaagattatttgtattttctttattAGTGGACTTTTCAAggtttatttctaaaaaaaagaaaatcactttaGTCAGCATATATGTTGTTTGTTATTTTAGCATTATTATGTACCGCCAATGcctaaaatgttgacatttattCAAATTTTGTGTGGGCtgcattttttccccattgtaAGTGGCCACTTTAACAAACTAAAAGCAATTTCAAATGCTAAATGAGCAAaactcaaacttttttttactgtcaaaACAGCCTCATTTGTGATTATTGCCAGTTTGTTTATTAGGATGGAATAAGGAGAAAATACATGACATTTACTCGTGAAATTTCCCTCTGAGCCATTCAATACTATGACTAAGATTATGCATAATAAAATGGCAAGAAAAATACCCAaattacaaaaatacaatacattTGTCAGAAAATCATAATAGGTTAGAACCAAATTAAGGTGTGTACCGTTTTACGCCAGAATGAAATTTCGGTAATGATAGTGCCATACAGTATTGGCCATAATTGACAGGTGACTAAAATCTCATAATGCCGTAAACTTTTATAAATCTCAGTCTAAAGTGATGGCAGTTTGACAACAAAACCGTCTCTGTGATCCTGCTGCAGTTAGTATCTACCACTGAGAATCCACAAAGCAGTGTGGAATGATCCCTTGTTTGAAATGAGCCAAAGGAATGTTGCTCTCTGCTGTCTGCAGTCTGAGTACTTTGCCCTCTTGGCTCACTGCTGACTGACTCCTTCCACCTCTAAACTTTCCTCCCATGTGCGTCTTTAAGTTTGTAAGGATTTGAGTGAAACCCGGGATTTAATTAATACTCCAAACGGCACCGTATTATACAGCCAGTAGGAGGTGGTTCCCTTTATGACCGGGGCTCCTCCCTCAAGGTGAAATTTATGATGATGTAATATAGCGATCTAATTCTGAATATGGAAATATTGCCAGAGGAAAGGTACCGACTCATTTAACAAGCCCATGGCAAATTGAGCTAATCCTGACTGAATGTGCTCTCTGCAGGGTTTGACCGGACCTATCGGAGACCCCGGGCCCGACGGTCCCCTTGGACAGAAAGTAAGTGACTAATGAGCCCCTCACCTCAGAGAGCGTCCGGGAAACGGTGCCAAGCTGCCGTCTGCTCTTTTGCCGTTCTATGTATAAATTCCTCCTGACAAATGAGACCTAATCCTGCAAGTCCTCTGTGTAATCTCCGTGGGGAGGCAAAGCCCGGCATCGCTGCTCATTAGTACAAACATTGCTGGGTCAAGTGTGCCTTTGCCGGCCCAGTCATGTGATAACTATTTAGTCTCACATTGATCGTCTGTTTGGGTCTGTCCATTCTATTCATATAGCTCTTTGATCCTAGGGTGAACCCGGAACAGTTGGACCTCGTGGAGCCGCTGTGAGTTAAACATCATCTCCAAATACGCGTCTAGAAAACTACATGAATCACTCATCACACTGTCTTGTTTCTCCCCAGGGTGTCGGGTCAGATGGACCCCCTGTGAGTTACTCACTATAATTATGTATACTATATTCGTCTTTGCACATTTGGACGTTTTTGCATGGAAACAAGTTTCATCTCCATCTGGTCTGATTCTGAACAGGGGCCACCTGGGCCAGGAGGACTTCCGGGCCCGTTGGGGAAAACAGGACCACTTGTAAGCACATGGAGTGTTTTAGTTAGCTACAGTGAATCCATAAACGTCATTAACGTTGCCTTAAAAATAGTAATGGTGGAATTGCTTATATTATTGCAATATAATATGCTTATTTTTAAGTGATTTTCCGCTTTTTTGTGCAATTATTGACCGCAGGGGCCGATGGGTGTGAGAGGGCCCCAAGGACCTCGTGGACCAACAGGCCCTAGAGTAAGTGACCTCTTTAAATTCCACCCAAAACTTAACTGAGGTGAACTAATGGCACCTCATGGAAGATAAGTTGTGTCTTCTATGTATAAAACACATTCCCTCTTCCCTTGCAGGGGGCAGCTGGGATGCTGGGCAGTGCCGATCTGGTAAAAAtcagtcaaaataaaagcaaaaatttagaatttttgtgatttttttatttttgactttTCTGCTGCTGTTTAGTGTCCCAACTCGTGTTCATCTGGGACCTCTGGGCATCCTGGTCTTCCTGGCATGAAGGTGATTTCAAGAGATAAACAACTATACAATATTGTTATCACTATATTAGTTTGTTTTTCATTCCAAACAGCCCCTttagacaaaaataaaatctgctttTCTCTCTGCTTTTTACCAGGGACACAAAGGTGTCAAAGGTGAAGCGGGGATACCTGGCAAGCAAGGCCACAaggtatacatgtatatattttactcAAACAGTCAATACAGATGATTCAAATCCATGATATTTAGGCACATAAATGCAACCCACATGCCAGAACATTCCCATACAGATTAGGTCGGAACCCCCTCGTTTCACAGCGTGTGGCAGGCATTTGTCTGTGCCGCTCATTGTCAGGAAAAGGCCAGACAGGCTCGTGTAATGCCTCTGATAGCTCGCCTGATTTATTTGAAATGATGTTCAAGCATCCTTTCCCCCCTGTAATGTGTTCATACGCTATATAAATGGAAATGAGGCCATCTTTGTGTGTGCAGGCGATGATTCAACATCAGCCTCACAATCATGTTGTCTGTCACTGACTAAAGGCGAGAGCTATTTCAGGGACCCTTTTGCCTGTTTATGCAGAACCACTGGCTCTTAACAATAAAATGACCACATGATAAACACTTTCCATCTTGTTCAGGTCTGAAGTTCACAAACTGCTTCAGTGAGTGTATAAATGCTCCATAAAAAGTTAGAGGCCtctgtaaatatatttaaatatatttattgccATCTATTAGACGGCTCTGAGGAAGGCTGGAGTTACCGTCGAAATTGTCAGCAGTTAACAACTAAAACTTttatttgtctgaacaaaagaatctgttTATAATCATTACTGagacatgatgaatctcatcggaaaaaaaataatgttttgctGCTCATTCTTCCTGGAGTGTCCATTTCAATGAATATGAATGTATTTCGATGAACACAATCGATTTTTCATCCGCACAACATAAAGTGACTGGTTTTATGTCATTcacttgtttgttgttgtgtacAGTTTCATCCAGTGTTGTTTACTCCTTTTAAGAGCCACTTCTATTATCCgtaattaaaacaacaaattgcCTTTTTAATGACGGAAAATCTCTGATGCTTGAAAGCCTCAAACGCTCTCCTCTGTATCTAGAGCAGAGTCAGCACATTACTTATTTGTAATTAGAAAAACGGGCAACAAATGAGAGTTAAAACATCGGCTTAACAAAAATTTGAAAGAGAATTACTGTTCTTGTTCCGCCATTAACATAATCCACAACTTTTGTGCAACTGAGAGGCATCATTagcaatgtgattttttttttgtcctgatgCTGATGTTGTGTTGTTTGCTCATAGGGGGAGGAAGGAGAGCAAGGGGGTCAAGGGGAGGTTGGTGCACAAGGACCAACGGTGAGATGGACTATTTATCTTGCTTTGAGTGTGTGTTGTAGTCACGCTGCCACTCACCTgttgtctttgtgtgttgtttcaGGGCAGCCAAGGCATCCGTGGAGCCACAGGAATGATGGGCACTAAGGGAGAGACGGTCTGTGATTTTTCCCTTCTACAATATTTATCCATTTTAGTTGAACTCTGAGAAAATGTGTAAACTTGAATGTGTGTTTTCTGACAGGGTGCTCGAGGACCTGATGGAGATCCAGGTCCTCAGGGTGTTGCCGGTGCATCTGTAAGTATTTAAACGAGACAATATGGACACAAAATTGTTCATCAGTTAGCAGGCTATCAAAGGCGAGGCTGGGGGGCCAGATCCGGTCCGCCAGATTATATTATGTGGCTCATGAAAGCAAATAGGATGTCAACTTCAATGATCCTTGCTAAAATTTGTACCAAAATGTCATGTGTAATaagtaacattttattttgagtaATCCTTGACATCTGATTTCAAACCCAGTAATCAAACTTCTTTGTGTAATATGTGAcgattaaatatttatttggttTCACTGTCATAACCCCCTCCCCCACAAAAAATATTcatagtgtttttatttatggtAAAACAATACAATTTTGGACTTAACTGACTTAattaacataataataataataataataataataataataatatttattattattattattataattataataataataaattatatttataacgcactttatattctgaggaatctcaaagtgctaaacATTACTGCATCACAGATACTGCTCTTGATTTTTGCATTGTATTATAACCACTCCGGACAAATACTGTATGTGATTTCAGGGTGATCAAGGCCAACGAGGTGTGATGGGTGAGCTGGGGCCTAAAGGTGAAGAGGTAAGTAAGCACATCATTAGTGACCTTCCACTCTGTAAATAATATTTGTTTGAACAATCTGACTGAAGATTTTGTTGTTCAGGGTTTACAAGGACCAAGAGGCATCACAGGTCTGCCAGGCCCCAAAGGAGATGCTGTGAGTATGATTATTTTGTCAAATAGGATGATAATGCTGTTTTATGAGTCTTATTTTATTATTCCGACCAGGGTTTACCCGGTGTGGATGGCCGTGAGGGCATTCCAGGGCTGCCGGGATCAAAGGTATGATTCCTACTATTGCGTATTATCACTCTCCATGTTACAGTTGGCTTTTCCTCACGGTTTGTTTACCCTACAGGGAGGGATTGGGAAGCCTGGACTTCCTGGAGAAGGTGGCCCTCAGGGATTTTCTGTAAGTTTAAACATACATcttaaaaatgacaatttcTCCTCCAAATAATTCTGTTGTACTGTTTTGGATCAGATCATAACCTGAACACGCATGCTAGCAGACTAATTCTGTTGTCGTGGGCACAAGTGAGCAAGCAGCGTTTTTCCCGTCCTCTAATGTGCGAGGAGCCTAATGAAAGACACTAATGGGACTCAACTCGACTGTGACACTGTTTAGCCAAGATTGTGTCGGTGTTAAAGTCATCACCCGAATTAAACCTCCAGGGTGCTCCGATCAAGACGTTTATAAGCAGCTTACTATTTGGGGCCAATCCCTCAGGCAAATATATTTAATCCATCTGTGTGGAAACGGATGAATATCCTTTTTAAGATGCTTTTTGGATCTTATTCTGTGTCTTTTAGGGTttgcctggctcacctggaccAAAAggactgagtggcccaaaggtTGCCAGCTTGATTCTGAATTAAACATGAGGTTTTGAGTCttgcatttatattttatataaaaatgttgcttttgtgCTTTAGGGAGATGCCGGTCAAACAGGCTTCCCTGGAACAATGGGGCCTGCTGGAAAAATGGTATCACATGGCAACCTATTATCCCACAAAGCTTATATTATATTgacctgacaaaaacaaaacaaaacaactctgAGCTTTTTCTTTGACAGGGCGAGCGCGGGGAACAAGGGGAGATTGGAGTCTCTGGACCCATCGGCGAACCTGTTAGTATTCATCCTGCTTTTATTTTGGggattttaaataaatgaagtcATGGGACCTCCTTTATTATTGTtaactgtttctttttttacgcATACAGGGAGATTTGGGAGAACACGGCCCGGTGGGTCCAGCTGGAAAGCCTGGTTCCAGGGTAAGCTATTTGGGAGCAAGCAAATACTTTTATATTctttcacagaaaaaaataggGGCTACTTAacatattcaattgaatgcgAGTTATTTTGCTGAATGAAATTGGTTGCCATTGGCCATCTTTTctaattgatttattgattgataaCATCAGGGGATAATTGAATTATTTGATCAAGGGATAATTGAATAATTTGGTGAGCCAAAGTAATTTTATTCAACAGATTACAATGTTAGATGCTGTtacatttaaacaaaaaaagccaGGGAAGGTTTTTTTCCAGTAGACTTTGGTATAATCGAGCAGATCTCACTTGAGGTCTACTTTCACAGTGAGGGGAGAGCAGTCTGAAAGGCTCTACTGTTTTCTTGACATTCCTGACAGTGCCGCAGAGATCAAATGAGAGACAAAGTGAAGAAATGCTGCCATGCTTTGTTGGCTACGCTAAACGTTTACTACATGAGCCACGGAAAGACATTTTAACCTTCATTTACTGTATGCCCAttttgtgtaaaaaataaacaaaaacaaactcttaCATGTATATGTGGGTTTGTGATAGGGACCTAAAGGTGATCCTGGCCTCCCTGGTATTCCAGGACCTCCTGGCAATCCTGGCATGAAAGGAGAAAGGGTAAGAAAATCATCACAGCACATCTTGGAAAGACGATGGTTTGGATGATTATTTCTCAACACTTATCTCCATATGTGGAGGCCtaatacacgcacgcacacacaaagctaCACATACACACCAACAGCAAGGCTCATTTGTCTTGTTGATTACAGGGTGAGCGAGGAGAAGGAGGCCCCAAGGGAGACCAGGTATGAAATCCTcatatgaaataaatatttcatgtaTGGCGTATAATGATACTTAACCTAAAAAATGATTACATCTCTTTTCAGGGTCCACAAGGTGATGAAGGCAACCCTGGAGAGAGAGGGGATAATGTAAGACCACATGCAAATATAAGCTCGTTCTTTTCACCAGGAAATTCAATGCATGATGTTTCCATATGTATTTGTTGATGTATCGTATCTTTTGAAGGGTGAGCCTGGAGAAGCTGGAGCAAAGGGAGAGGTGGGTAACAATTTATATTTTGGCATTGCATACATTGAATATGCTTCAATGATTCAATGATTTCTCAAGACTGGGAACCCCGGCGAGCCTGGTAACAGAGGTCCAGAGGGAATTCGAGGCCAGCCTGGAATTGAGGGTCCGCCTGGCACACCAGGACCGCGAGGCATGCAGGGGAACAGAGGCCCGCCTGGAGCCAGAGGAACACAAGGCCCTGCGGTAGGTATAGCACACTCTCGCTAAAAAGTACCCACAGCTCATCATTGCAACTTTATGAGCACAATGAAGAAGGATCGGGGTATTCGAAAGTGTTTTTTGGTAACCTTGAAAAGAAAGAACTCTCAAAAGACTGGAAGATGACTGGGATGGTGAAGTGTTTTGGTGTCTTAAAGCACCCTACCAATGTTTGTGTTGCAGGGTAAAGAACCAAGCGACCAGCATATCAAGCAGGTCTGCATGCGAGTCATGCAAGGTAAAAAGCGATGACCCCATTTATCATCCCCTCGTGCCTCGTTTATGACTTGGATCTAGCTCACGTATTACGGCGCCGGCCTTCTCTCTTAATGATCAAGACGCTTGGCCAATACTACACAGTTCACACGCAGAAAAGAAAAGGGCTCATaagcaaaacatgaaaaaaacttCAGGCTTTGTTTATTTGATGGATGAAAGATCTCCTTGTTCGCCTGGAAAGAAATGTTCCAGGGGAAGAGGCAACCTCTCTTCTCTTTATTCTTTTGCTCTTGTGTCTTCCAAACTCATCTCCTAGAGTCATTACTTTTTTATAGCCGAGCTGCTGAAAAATTAATTACACCTCCAGCAGACCTCTTCTCCTCTGctcagagggaaaaaaaaaaagtcagtataAGGGAAGGCAATGTTTAAAGGGAACAGTCAGGCTGCATGCGCTGCATGAATTTTCTGGAAGTGCAAGATATCAAGCAACACAGAATCACAGCAGATTAATATTGGATCATTTGCACCATGAACATACATTTTCTGTGGCTCAATGCTGTGTTAAAAAGTAGAGTCTCTTCTCTTTTCAATGTACTGAGGGTTTTAATGAAATCCAGGAGAGGTTTTAAGGATCTTCTTTACTTTACTTCTTGCTTCACTCTGAAATGAACCCACAAGCGCACCGAGAACATCTCGATGAAGCCTCCCTCTAACACCGGTGTCTGTCGTGAAATTATTTAATTCTTTCATGATTTTGTCTCCAATAGAACAATTAGCGCAGTTGGCTGCTAGTTTGAGAAGACCTGAGTCCGGCGCTGCCGGCTTACCTGGGAAACCCGGACTCCCGGGCCCTCCCGGGGCTCCGGGAGACAATGGCTTTCCAGGACAGGCAGGGACAAGAGGCCTTCCTGGACTCAAAGGACCACCAGGACACATTGGAGCCAAAGGACCCAAAGGTAACTGCAGCGCAGACCACTCCCGATTAAACATAATTAAGCAAATtgtgtttcctttttttattcttagcAGCAGGCCACAGAACTATTGTTGAACAGAAGGGCGAAAATGAAgaaaagtagaaaaaaagaTAATGTTAGATGGCAGGAATGTACTATATTTGATTCTAGGGTGTGGGTAGttggaaaacaaatgaatgaaaaataatgCTGGGAAGTCATATGATGTCATCATACAGTGTTTGTTGCTTGCAGGTGATATGGGTGACAGAGGTTCCCGTGGGCCCACAGTGAGGGGATCCAAAGGTCAGCAAGGACCTCCAGGGCTCCCCGGTGAGTAAACATTAGACTTTTAAACTCAAACATTCAGGTCAGGTCTGGGTCTGTCGAGGCTCACAAGACCAAAATATACGCTTGCAGGCGAGGCTGGCAAACCTGGTTACGGTCAGGACGGTCGCGATGGCCAGAGGGGACCTCCTGGTCTTCCAGGACAGCCCGGTGTACCTGGGCCTCCCG from Syngnathus typhle isolate RoL2023-S1 ecotype Sweden linkage group LG8, RoL_Styp_1.0, whole genome shotgun sequence harbors:
- the LOC133158472 gene encoding collagen alpha-1(IX) chain-like; its protein translation is MARAPGYRGPLLGLLLHFALLCSAQRESGPSGPAGVPGIDGIDGDRGSEGPAGLAGPDGEPGKVGSSGLPGIPGNDGLTGPIGDPGPDGPLGQKGEPGTVGPRGAAGVGSDGPPGPPGPGGLPGPLGKTGPLGPMGVRGPQGPRGPTGPRGAAGMLGSADLCPNSCSSGTSGHPGLPGMKGHKGVKGEAGIPGKQGHKGEEGEQGGQGEVGAQGPTGSQGIRGATGMMGTKGETGARGPDGDPGPQGVAGASGDQGQRGVMGELGPKGEEGLQGPRGITGLPGPKGDAGLPGVDGREGIPGLPGSKGGIGKPGLPGEGGPQGFSGLPGSPGPKGLSGPKGDAGQTGFPGTMGPAGKMGERGEQGEIGVSGPIGEPGDLGEHGPVGPAGKPGSRGPKGDPGLPGIPGPPGNPGMKGERGERGEGGPKGDQGPQGDEGNPGERGDNGEPGEAGAKGETGNPGEPGNRGPEGIRGQPGIEGPPGTPGPRGMQGNRGPPGARGTQGPAGKEPSDQHIKQVCMRVMQEQLAQLAASLRRPESGAAGLPGKPGLPGPPGAPGDNGFPGQAGTRGLPGLKGPPGHIGAKGPKGDMGDRGSRGPTVRGSKGQQGPPGLPGEAGKPGYGQDGRDGQRGPPGLPGQPGVPGPPGSAGPNGYCDPSSCNLSPGAQPEVKGPARN
- the LOC133158468 gene encoding BLOC-2 complex member HPS6, whose product is MGVMSRFALRQLSDLEDYTDKNELHESLKTDHDNRLANVRLSADGRHVHVILHKPKVGLVTLDKYERPQLSQVERKLDLCSTQSVPIVDLLYLDTNNNNNGINRDFVTVAVIYENGRSEFWQFQDSKGGWSPLQTADLCNSPRARVVSVCACSNLIVWCEERPPSESSPILSSPRSKLRHCICRRDFELKEGTVILGGVKIALHNNPRFKVVASGQYVHLLPDVKLKPLRKFFLSWCPRQDSFRISTVCQATPLKKQSTKESDFRKLIADCLGFLSALDPPEILNVAPSACGGLLLLLNTGWVCLLQSDGVLRQIYKMADTCPLTYSTHISLCTYQDTLVLVFGQKLYLIDSKCGRELEIITLDKEGFLFPIKTDGSPHLFSVTGLFQVVRQDTDSINLKPKLPSFTAAENIHPGALLVEAVFEEACKYYQQRSLSSTQLTVDSLKKGGRFQAPISLASILNDYLSSGPKQNAEEPSQNGEIGGDVGEDKLKVSLEPELKALVAVEELKRALVRGSLKEVEALCESLVGKEIARLLWSSELHRDDLLYLNSIFDVFPCQAWRAVQAALQLHYNGDGSLSSQASPDVWKTVLGPVPSFPASVPLTNGGSKHRKSSKADHNANCRSKSTSSASPVALPVFELLCHSVLRFQPTQLPRFLELSQQQQGSAGLGLSLAASTWSFPTGGGDNGENNVPLYKRALSVLSSARTHRDQLQELEVEVLMVSGRPNAILQALRILIDQQQWEKVTEVAQKFCKQSPLLNKEIFTTLLCEVTQHRELDPYLDLLWALCPEDITVTTILNLVLKNLPPPSTSSSSSLSVAFRPDSFPAPFADPESGQVTIGLLKPLLRKVLQRETKPSQHYADILQSPSSVPPAPPCMPTEPSKTSTDLLVDSTLVRGSTC